The following are encoded in a window of Corynebacterium marinum DSM 44953 genomic DNA:
- a CDS encoding YggT family protein, with protein MSLLGSVLYVVLQIFVLILIARIVIEMIQSFSRNFQPPRWFIYIAEPLFMITDPPVKALRRVIPPLRLGNVSLDMSVIVLFIILSVLRAIVVQVFLA; from the coding sequence GTGAGTCTCCTCGGTTCAGTCCTCTATGTCGTTCTCCAGATCTTCGTTCTCATCCTCATCGCGCGGATCGTGATCGAGATGATCCAGTCGTTCTCGCGGAATTTCCAGCCCCCGCGCTGGTTCATCTACATCGCGGAGCCGCTGTTCATGATCACCGACCCGCCGGTCAAGGCCCTGCGCCGGGTGATTCCGCCGCTGCGGCTGGGCAATGTTTCGCTCGACATGTCCGTTATCGTGCTGTTCATCATTCTTTCGGTCCTGCGGGCCATTGTCGTCCAAGTGTTCTTGGCCTGA
- the murC gene encoding UDP-N-acetylmuramate--L-alanine ligase, whose product MTDSVDLSRVHLIGIGGSGMSGVARILLDRGAVVTGSDVKDSRPVRALRSAGAHVAVGHQAENLTLAGEPPTVVVVSFAAIPEDNPELVAAAELGIPVIRRSDLLGELMAGHRQVLFAGTHGKTSSTSMAVAAMQAAGMDPSFAIGGQLNRSGTNAHHGTGESFVAEADESDASLLRYSPDIAVVTNIEPDHLDYFGTAQAYHQVFDDFADRISADGHLVVCLDDVHAAALGERCLARGVRVLGYGTTAAAELHPQIPVGAEILSSEVTDGGSLAQVRLGSTDLSVTLQIPGHHMVLNGAGALLAGHLAGGDLTLLAEGLSDFNGVRRRFEYRGTAGGVRVYDDYAHHPTEVTAVLQAARQKVEAEGEGARVAVVFQPHLYSRTIEFAEEFAAALSLADAAVVLDIYGAREKPVEGVSSRIITDSMTAETVAYEPDFSRAPETVRALVKEGDLVLTMGAGDVTLLAGEILAALAE is encoded by the coding sequence GTGACCGACTCTGTTGACCTCTCCCGTGTCCACCTCATCGGCATCGGCGGCTCCGGCATGTCCGGCGTCGCCCGGATCCTCCTCGACCGGGGTGCGGTGGTCACCGGTTCCGACGTCAAGGACTCGCGCCCCGTCCGGGCGCTGCGTTCCGCCGGGGCGCACGTCGCCGTGGGCCACCAGGCCGAGAACCTGACCCTGGCCGGCGAGCCGCCGACGGTGGTCGTCGTCTCCTTCGCCGCCATCCCGGAGGACAACCCGGAGCTGGTCGCCGCTGCGGAACTGGGCATCCCGGTGATCCGCCGCTCGGACCTCCTCGGCGAGCTCATGGCCGGGCACCGCCAGGTGCTCTTCGCCGGCACGCACGGCAAGACCTCCTCCACCTCGATGGCGGTGGCGGCCATGCAGGCCGCCGGCATGGATCCCAGCTTCGCCATCGGCGGGCAGCTCAACCGTTCGGGCACCAACGCCCACCACGGCACCGGCGAGAGCTTCGTCGCCGAGGCGGACGAGTCCGACGCCTCCCTGCTGCGGTACTCCCCGGACATCGCGGTGGTGACCAACATCGAGCCGGACCACCTGGACTACTTCGGCACCGCGCAGGCCTACCACCAGGTCTTCGACGACTTCGCCGACCGCATCTCCGCGGACGGCCACCTGGTGGTCTGCCTCGACGACGTCCACGCCGCGGCCCTCGGCGAGCGCTGCCTCGCCCGGGGCGTCCGGGTCCTCGGGTACGGCACCACCGCCGCCGCAGAGCTGCACCCGCAGATTCCCGTGGGCGCGGAGATACTCAGCTCCGAGGTCACCGACGGGGGTTCGCTCGCGCAGGTGCGCCTGGGTTCCACCGACCTCTCCGTCACCCTGCAGATCCCGGGTCACCACATGGTGCTCAACGGGGCGGGAGCGCTGCTGGCCGGCCATCTCGCGGGCGGCGATCTCACACTGCTCGCGGAGGGGCTGAGCGACTTCAACGGCGTGCGGCGCCGTTTCGAGTACCGCGGCACCGCCGGCGGCGTTCGGGTCTACGACGACTACGCGCACCACCCGACGGAGGTGACCGCCGTGCTGCAGGCCGCCCGCCAGAAGGTCGAGGCGGAGGGGGAGGGCGCGCGCGTCGCCGTCGTGTTCCAGCCCCACCTGTACTCGCGCACCATCGAGTTCGCCGAGGAGTTCGCGGCGGCGCTGTCGCTTGCCGACGCCGCCGTGGTCCTCGACATCTACGGCGCCCGGGAAAAGCCCGTCGAGGGCGTGAGCTCCCGGATCATCACCGACTCGATGACCGCGGAGACGGTCGCCTACGAGCCTGATTTCTCCCGCGCGCCGGAAACCGTCCGGGCCCTGGTCAAGGAGGGGGACCTGGTGCTCACCATGGGCGCCGGCGACGTCACCCTGCTGGCCGGCGAGATCCTGGCCGCCCTGGCGGAGTGA
- a CDS encoding YggS family pyridoxal phosphate-dependent enzyme: protein MTRTDELRANLADVRARIDAAATAAGRDPAGVRLLPVTKFHPASDVEILVELGAPDVAENREQEARGKAAEVPAARIHMIGQIQTKKANSVARWAASVHSVDSVRLAQALDRGMALALERGERSDSPLPVYLQLSADGDPARGGVAEGDLDELVDTVEAAGHLRLDGLMVVPPLGADPADVFARAKLLCDELAGRLGRAMELSAGMSGDLEDAVAQGSDIVRVGTGVLGARPLP from the coding sequence GTGACCAGGACCGATGAACTGCGCGCCAACCTGGCCGACGTCCGCGCGCGCATCGACGCCGCCGCCACCGCCGCCGGCCGCGATCCCGCCGGCGTCCGGCTCCTGCCCGTGACCAAGTTCCACCCGGCCTCCGACGTGGAGATTCTCGTGGAGCTGGGTGCCCCCGACGTCGCGGAAAACCGGGAACAGGAGGCCCGCGGGAAGGCGGCCGAGGTACCCGCCGCCCGCATCCACATGATCGGGCAGATCCAGACGAAGAAGGCGAACTCCGTCGCCCGGTGGGCGGCCAGCGTCCACTCCGTGGATTCCGTCCGCCTGGCGCAGGCGCTCGACCGGGGCATGGCCCTGGCCCTGGAGCGGGGGGAGCGGTCCGACTCTCCGCTGCCGGTCTACCTGCAGCTTTCCGCCGACGGGGATCCCGCCCGAGGGGGCGTTGCCGAAGGTGACCTCGACGAACTCGTGGACACCGTCGAAGCTGCCGGGCACCTCCGGCTCGACGGCCTCATGGTGGTCCCGCCGCTGGGTGCGGACCCCGCCGACGTCTTCGCCCGGGCCAAGCTGCTGTGCGATGAACTGGCCGGGCGGCTCGGCCGCGCAATGGAGTTGTCGGCCGGCATGTCCGGCGATCTGGAGGACGCCGTGGCGCAGGGCTCGGACATCGTGCGTGTCGGTACTGGTGTGCTCGGCGCCCGACCGTTACCCTAG
- the murG gene encoding undecaprenyldiphospho-muramoylpentapeptide beta-N-acetylglucosaminyltransferase: protein MPESNGTLSVVVAGGGTAGHIEPALAVAEALVERHGAAVTALGTPRGLERDLVPARGFDLRFIDPVPVPRRPSVDLLKLPFRVVAAVRQARGILREVKADALIGFGGYVAAPAYLAARSLGIPFFVHEANARAGMANKLGARLGGTAFNAVSGSGMPGRVVGIPVRSALRGGDTHAAAERGREQWGLAPDRKTLLVTGGSQGAVNLNEAVAEAVGTLAGEGFQVLHAYGKRNTAPAPHEHYVALPYIEDMAAAYALADLIVCRSGAMTVAEVTASGLPAVYVPLPHGNGEQALNATGVVAAGAARLVDDAELNPERLVAEVSEILGDDELLAAMRAAARGHSAGDAAAQIADAIIHHTHPGA from the coding sequence ATGCCCGAATCGAATGGGACTCTGAGCGTGGTCGTCGCCGGGGGAGGCACCGCCGGCCACATCGAGCCGGCACTGGCCGTCGCCGAGGCGCTGGTGGAACGGCACGGCGCCGCGGTGACCGCGCTGGGAACCCCACGCGGCCTGGAACGCGACCTCGTCCCCGCCCGCGGATTCGACCTCCGCTTCATCGATCCGGTGCCCGTGCCGCGCCGCCCCAGCGTCGACCTGCTCAAGCTGCCTTTCCGGGTGGTCGCGGCGGTTCGCCAGGCGCGGGGCATCCTCCGGGAGGTCAAGGCTGACGCCCTGATCGGCTTCGGCGGCTACGTGGCAGCGCCCGCCTACCTGGCGGCCCGCTCGCTGGGCATCCCCTTCTTCGTCCACGAGGCCAACGCCCGCGCGGGCATGGCCAACAAGCTGGGCGCGCGGCTCGGCGGCACCGCCTTCAACGCGGTGTCCGGTTCCGGCATGCCCGGCCGGGTCGTGGGCATCCCGGTCCGGTCCGCCCTGCGCGGCGGCGACACCCACGCCGCGGCCGAACGCGGCCGTGAGCAGTGGGGGCTCGCCCCCGACCGGAAGACCCTGCTGGTCACCGGCGGATCCCAGGGCGCGGTCAACCTGAACGAGGCGGTGGCGGAAGCCGTCGGCACGCTCGCCGGGGAAGGATTCCAGGTGCTGCACGCCTACGGCAAGCGCAACACCGCCCCCGCCCCGCACGAGCACTACGTCGCCCTGCCCTACATCGAGGACATGGCCGCGGCTTATGCACTCGCCGACCTCATCGTGTGCCGTTCCGGTGCGATGACCGTCGCCGAGGTCACCGCCTCCGGCCTGCCGGCCGTGTACGTCCCCCTGCCCCACGGCAACGGCGAACAGGCGCTCAACGCCACCGGCGTCGTGGCGGCGGGCGCAGCCAGACTCGTCGACGACGCGGAACTGAACCCCGAGCGCCTGGTCGCCGAGGTCAGCGAGATCCTCGGCGACGACGAGCTGCTGGCCGCCATGCGCGCCGCCGCCCGCGGACACTCCGCCGGCGACGCCGCGGCGCAGATCGCCGACGCCATCATCCACCACACACACCCAGGAGCCTGA
- the pgeF gene encoding peptidoglycan editing factor PgeF: MSLRNENEASRPVRMVFTTRAGGASSSPYESFNLGDHVGDDPAAVAANRARLAGVLGLAPDDIVWMEQVHSNNVAVVPGPVEATDAVVTTRRGLALAVLTADCVPVLLADHVNGVVAAAHAGRMGARNGIIPRTVAAMVELGATPVTIQVLLGPAASGRRYEVPAEMAADVEKHLPGSRTRTEQGTTGIDVRAGLVRQLMGLGVTHIEADPRCTIEDTDFFSYRREGKTGRQAGLVWLP; encoded by the coding sequence ATGTCCCTGCGCAACGAGAACGAGGCTTCCCGCCCCGTCCGCATGGTGTTCACCACCCGTGCGGGCGGGGCGTCGTCGTCCCCCTACGAATCCTTCAACCTGGGCGACCACGTCGGCGACGACCCCGCAGCCGTCGCCGCCAACCGGGCCCGGCTCGCCGGGGTGCTCGGCCTGGCCCCGGACGACATCGTCTGGATGGAACAGGTCCACTCCAACAACGTGGCGGTCGTGCCCGGCCCCGTCGAGGCGACGGACGCCGTGGTGACCACCCGGCGGGGCCTGGCCCTGGCGGTGCTCACCGCCGACTGCGTGCCGGTGCTGCTCGCCGACCACGTCAACGGCGTCGTCGCGGCCGCGCACGCCGGACGGATGGGGGCCCGCAACGGCATCATCCCGCGCACCGTGGCCGCAATGGTCGAACTGGGTGCCACCCCCGTTACTATCCAGGTGCTGCTCGGCCCGGCAGCCTCCGGGCGGCGCTATGAGGTGCCCGCGGAGATGGCCGCGGACGTCGAGAAGCATCTTCCCGGCTCGCGCACGCGCACGGAGCAGGGCACGACCGGCATCGACGTGCGCGCCGGCCTGGTGCGGCAGCTGATGGGGCTGGGGGTCACCCACATCGAGGCCGACCCGCGCTGCACCATCGAGGACACCGACTTCTTCTCCTACCGCCGTGAGGGGAAGACGGGGCGTCAGGCGGGGCTGGTGTGGCTGCCGTGA
- the ftsZ gene encoding cell division protein FtsZ → MTSPNNYLAVIKVVGVGGGGVNAVNRMIEEGLKGVEFVAINTDSQALLFSDADTKLDIGREATRGLGAGANPEVGRTSAEDHKSEIEETLKGADMVFVTAGEGGGTGTGAAPVVAGIAKKLGALTVGVVTKPFKFEGPRRTRQAESGIEELRQVCDTLIVIPNDRLLQLGDSSLSMMEAFRAADEVLHNGVQGITNLIVTPGVINVDFADVRSVMSDAGSALMGVGSARGDNRVMDATMQAINSPLLESTMEGAKGLLLSVAGASDLGLMEVNEAMSIVQEKGDEDANIIFGTIIDDNLGDEVRVTIIATGFDAAKNNPPAAAPAAPAENPVPAPEETARGRLFEDREKAPEEPARHQQRSSGLFTTPRPERRERNDRHDDDLDVPDFLR, encoded by the coding sequence ATGACCTCACCGAACAACTACCTCGCCGTCATCAAGGTCGTCGGCGTCGGCGGCGGCGGAGTCAACGCCGTCAACCGCATGATCGAAGAGGGTCTGAAGGGTGTCGAGTTCGTCGCCATCAACACGGACTCCCAGGCGCTGCTCTTCTCCGACGCGGACACCAAGCTCGACATCGGCCGCGAGGCCACCCGCGGCCTGGGCGCCGGCGCCAACCCGGAGGTCGGCCGCACGTCCGCCGAGGACCACAAGTCGGAGATCGAGGAGACCCTCAAGGGCGCCGACATGGTGTTCGTCACCGCCGGTGAGGGAGGCGGTACCGGAACCGGCGCCGCGCCGGTCGTCGCGGGCATCGCGAAGAAGCTCGGCGCCCTGACCGTCGGCGTCGTGACCAAGCCCTTCAAGTTCGAGGGCCCGCGCCGCACCCGCCAGGCGGAGTCCGGCATCGAGGAACTGCGCCAGGTCTGCGACACCCTCATCGTCATCCCGAACGACCGTCTGCTGCAGCTCGGCGACTCCTCCCTCTCCATGATGGAGGCCTTCCGCGCGGCCGACGAGGTGCTCCACAACGGCGTCCAGGGCATCACCAATCTCATCGTCACCCCCGGCGTGATCAACGTCGACTTCGCGGACGTCCGCTCCGTGATGTCCGACGCGGGTTCCGCCCTCATGGGCGTGGGTTCGGCGCGCGGCGACAACCGTGTGATGGACGCGACCATGCAGGCCATCAATTCCCCGCTGCTCGAATCCACCATGGAGGGCGCGAAGGGCCTGCTGCTGTCCGTCGCAGGCGCCTCCGACCTCGGCCTCATGGAGGTCAACGAAGCCATGAGCATCGTGCAGGAGAAGGGCGACGAGGACGCCAACATCATCTTCGGCACGATCATCGACGACAACCTCGGCGACGAGGTCCGCGTGACCATCATCGCCACCGGTTTCGACGCCGCGAAGAACAACCCGCCGGCCGCCGCCCCCGCCGCCCCGGCGGAGAACCCCGTCCCGGCCCCGGAGGAGACCGCCCGCGGCCGTCTCTTCGAGGACCGTGAGAAGGCCCCGGAGGAGCCCGCCCGCCACCAGCAGCGCAGCTCCGGGCTGTTCACCACCCCCCGCCCGGAACGCAGGGAGCGCAACGACCGCCACGACGACGATCTCGATGTGCCCGACTTCCTGCGCTAA
- a CDS encoding cell division protein SepF yields the protein MSIIRNAKEFFGLTPVDMEHEDAYYEDDRQYRSSGSAAYAPAPAAAPTRDWDYQERPRYTEPKLVAVEVTTYNQAADIGEPFRDGDAVVFDLSRMEPGDNKRIVDFAAGLCFALRGRMVNVSKHVETDRRVFAITPEGSNFSQIELERAAGLR from the coding sequence ATGTCCATCATAAGGAACGCCAAGGAGTTCTTCGGCCTCACTCCGGTCGACATGGAGCACGAGGACGCCTACTACGAGGACGACCGCCAGTACCGCTCCAGCGGCTCCGCCGCCTACGCGCCTGCACCCGCCGCCGCGCCGACCCGCGACTGGGATTACCAGGAGCGCCCCCGCTACACCGAGCCCAAGCTGGTCGCCGTCGAGGTGACCACCTACAACCAGGCCGCCGACATCGGCGAGCCCTTCCGCGACGGCGACGCCGTGGTTTTCGACCTCTCCCGCATGGAGCCCGGTGACAACAAGCGCATCGTCGATTTCGCCGCCGGACTCTGCTTCGCTCTGCGCGGCCGGATGGTCAACGTGTCCAAGCACGTCGAGACCGACCGCAGGGTTTTCGCCATCACCCCCGAAGGCTCGAACTTCAGCCAGATTGAGCTGGAGCGCGCCGCGGGCCTGCGCTGA
- the ileS gene encoding isoleucine--tRNA ligase has translation MSEQKRTAVGGVYPKVDLTSGSTRFPDMERNVLDYWREDGTFQASLDQREGSDEYVFYDGPPFANGLPHYGHLLTGYVKDIIPRYRTMAGYHVPRVFGWDTHGLPAELEAEKQLGITDKGQIEDMGLAKFNEYCATSVLQYTEEWKEYVTRQARWVDFDNGYKTMDLTYMESVIWAFKELYDKGLIYQGFRVLPYSWAEHTPLSNQETRLDDSYKMRQDPALTVTFPVNGARPGTAAERTLADHPELADAAALAWTTTPWTLPSNSALAVHPEVNYSLVKTGGESEFAGRTLLIAENLVGNYAKEFGGDHEVAATFTGAQLVGLSYEPIFGFFPDLTNGFQVLAADYVTTEDGTGIVHQAPAFGEDDMNACKALGIELVIPVDMDGKFTEQAAPYAGQLVFDANKDIIRDLKAAGRVFRHETIEHSYPHSWRSGQPLIYMALPSWFVNVTEIRDRMVELNHEEIEWMPEHIRDGQFGKWLEGARDWNISRSRYWGSPIPVWVSDDDAYPRIDVYGSLDELEADFGVRPASLHRPYIDELTRPNPDDPTGKSTMRRVPDVLDVWFDSGSMPFAQFHYPFENKEWFESHAPADFIVEYIGQTRGWFYLLHVLSVGLFDRPAFNKVVAHGIVLGDDGLKMSKSKGNYPNVNEVFDRDGSDAMRWFLMSSPILRGGNLIVTEQGIREGVRQAMLPMWNAYTFLQLYSSKPAEWSVDSTDVLDRYILAKLHDLVADVDKSLAAAEIADATDAVRQFADALTNWYVRRSRDRFWAGDTEYPEAFNTLYTVLEVLTRVSAPLLPMLSEVIWRGLTGERSVHLADFPSADQIPADAALVAAMDATRGVCSAASSVRKSHKLRNRLPLPTLTVALPDSAQLADFAPIIRDEVNVKNVDLTSDVDSVGTFEVVVNAKVAGPRLGRDVQRVIKAVKAGNYERVGENVVADGIELNPGEYTERLVAANPDSTARIDGLDGLVVLDMELTEELEAEGWAADVIRGLQDARKAAGLEVSDRITVVLSVPADKQEWAERHRGLIAGEVLALELDVTTGELDGEAHDVVKGTKATVTKAAA, from the coding sequence GTGTCCGAGCAGAAGAGAACCGCCGTCGGCGGTGTCTACCCCAAAGTTGACCTGACCAGCGGTTCCACCCGCTTCCCCGACATGGAACGCAACGTCCTGGACTACTGGCGGGAGGACGGCACCTTCCAGGCCTCCCTCGACCAGCGCGAGGGCAGCGACGAATACGTCTTCTACGACGGCCCGCCTTTCGCGAACGGCCTGCCGCACTACGGGCACCTGCTCACCGGCTATGTCAAGGACATCATCCCGCGCTACCGCACCATGGCCGGCTACCACGTGCCGCGCGTGTTCGGCTGGGACACCCACGGCCTGCCCGCGGAGCTCGAGGCGGAGAAGCAGCTCGGCATCACGGACAAGGGTCAGATCGAGGACATGGGTCTGGCCAAGTTCAACGAGTACTGCGCCACCTCCGTCCTGCAGTACACGGAGGAGTGGAAGGAGTACGTCACCCGCCAGGCCCGCTGGGTGGACTTCGACAACGGCTACAAGACCATGGACCTGACCTACATGGAGTCTGTGATCTGGGCCTTCAAGGAGCTCTACGACAAGGGTCTGATCTACCAGGGCTTCCGCGTTCTGCCGTACTCCTGGGCAGAGCACACCCCGCTGTCCAACCAGGAGACCCGCCTCGACGACTCCTACAAGATGCGGCAGGACCCGGCCCTGACGGTGACCTTCCCCGTCAACGGCGCCCGCCCGGGCACCGCGGCCGAGCGGACCCTCGCCGACCACCCCGAGCTCGCCGACGCCGCCGCCCTCGCCTGGACCACCACGCCCTGGACCCTGCCCTCCAACTCAGCCCTGGCCGTCCACCCCGAGGTCAACTACTCGCTGGTCAAGACCGGGGGAGAGTCTGAGTTCGCCGGCCGGACCCTGCTGATCGCCGAGAACCTCGTGGGCAACTACGCCAAGGAGTTCGGCGGGGACCACGAGGTCGCCGCCACGTTCACCGGCGCCCAGCTCGTCGGCCTGAGCTACGAGCCGATCTTCGGCTTCTTCCCGGACCTGACCAACGGTTTCCAGGTCCTCGCCGCCGACTACGTCACCACCGAGGACGGCACCGGCATCGTCCACCAGGCCCCCGCCTTCGGCGAGGACGACATGAACGCCTGCAAGGCCCTGGGCATCGAGCTGGTCATCCCGGTCGACATGGACGGCAAGTTCACCGAGCAGGCTGCCCCCTACGCCGGCCAGCTCGTCTTCGACGCGAACAAGGACATCATCCGCGACCTCAAGGCCGCCGGCCGGGTGTTCCGCCACGAGACCATCGAGCACTCCTACCCGCACTCGTGGCGTTCGGGGCAGCCGCTGATCTACATGGCGCTGCCGTCCTGGTTCGTCAACGTCACCGAGATCCGTGACCGCATGGTCGAGCTCAACCACGAAGAGATCGAGTGGATGCCGGAGCACATCCGCGACGGCCAGTTCGGCAAGTGGCTCGAGGGCGCCCGCGACTGGAACATCTCCCGATCCCGCTACTGGGGCTCGCCGATCCCGGTGTGGGTCTCCGACGACGACGCCTACCCGCGTATCGACGTCTACGGCTCCCTCGACGAGCTCGAGGCTGATTTCGGCGTCCGTCCCGCCTCGCTGCACCGCCCCTACATCGACGAGCTGACCCGCCCCAACCCGGATGACCCGACCGGAAAGTCGACGATGCGCCGCGTCCCGGACGTCCTCGACGTCTGGTTCGACTCCGGCTCCATGCCCTTCGCCCAGTTCCACTACCCTTTCGAGAACAAGGAGTGGTTCGAGTCCCACGCGCCGGCGGACTTCATCGTCGAGTACATCGGCCAGACCCGCGGCTGGTTCTACCTGTTGCACGTCCTGTCCGTCGGCCTCTTCGACCGGCCGGCCTTCAACAAGGTCGTCGCCCACGGCATCGTCCTCGGCGACGACGGCCTGAAGATGTCCAAGTCCAAGGGCAACTACCCCAACGTCAACGAAGTCTTCGACCGTGACGGCTCCGACGCCATGCGCTGGTTCCTCATGTCCTCGCCCATCCTGCGCGGCGGAAACCTCATCGTCACCGAGCAGGGCATCCGCGAGGGCGTGCGCCAGGCGATGCTGCCGATGTGGAACGCCTACACCTTCCTGCAGCTCTACTCCTCGAAGCCGGCCGAATGGTCAGTCGACTCCACTGACGTGCTCGACCGGTACATCCTGGCCAAGCTGCACGACCTGGTCGCGGACGTCGACAAGTCGCTGGCGGCCGCCGAGATCGCCGACGCCACCGACGCGGTCCGCCAGTTCGCCGACGCCCTGACCAACTGGTACGTGCGCCGCTCCCGCGACCGGTTCTGGGCCGGCGACACCGAGTACCCGGAGGCCTTCAACACCCTCTACACCGTGCTCGAGGTCCTCACCCGCGTCTCCGCTCCGCTGCTGCCCATGCTCTCCGAGGTCATATGGCGGGGCCTGACCGGGGAGCGCTCCGTCCACCTGGCGGACTTCCCCTCCGCAGACCAGATCCCGGCCGACGCAGCCCTGGTCGCCGCCATGGACGCCACCCGCGGGGTCTGCTCCGCGGCCTCATCGGTCCGCAAGTCGCACAAGTTGCGCAACCGCCTGCCGCTGCCGACGCTGACGGTCGCGCTTCCCGACTCCGCCCAGCTCGCCGATTTCGCCCCCATCATCCGGGACGAGGTCAACGTGAAGAACGTCGATCTGACCAGCGACGTCGACTCCGTCGGAACGTTCGAGGTCGTCGTCAACGCCAAGGTCGCCGGCCCCCGCCTCGGCCGCGACGTCCAGCGCGTGATCAAGGCGGTCAAGGCAGGAAACTACGAGCGGGTCGGCGAGAACGTCGTTGCCGACGGCATCGAGCTCAACCCGGGGGAGTACACCGAGCGCCTCGTCGCCGCCAACCCGGATTCCACCGCTCGTATCGACGGCCTCGACGGCCTCGTCGTCCTGGACATGGAACTCACCGAGGAACTTGAGGCCGAGGGCTGGGCAGCCGACGTCATCCGCGGCCTCCAGGACGCCCGCAAGGCAGCCGGCCTGGAGGTCTCCGACCGGATCACCGTCGTCCTGTCCGTCCCCGCAGACAAGCAGGAGTGGGCCGAACGCCACCGCGGACTCATCGCCGGCGAGGTGCTCGCCCTGGAACTCGACGTCACCACCGGGGAGCTGGACGGCGAAGCCCACGACGTCGTCAAGGGAACGAAGGCGACGGTGACAAAGGCAGCCGCCT
- a CDS encoding DivIVA domain-containing protein: MPLTPADVHNVAFSKPPIGKRGYNEDEVDQFLDLVEDTLAQLQDDNDDLRARVEDGGAPAAGGVDKAALRKEIEAKLRGEYETKLSEARKATEKAEAEAKAAKAELQKAKADADKARSEAEAAKKQQPATAVAAVPASSQASGAASADTHMQAAKVLGLAQEMADRLTSEAQAESKSMLDEARSAAEGQLSDADTKAKAQLSDADTKAKAQLAEAAKRADQQIAEADNKAKALLADAEKRAEETTNQANSRAEAQIRQAEEKANALQADAERKHTEIMATVKQQQTALETRISELRVYEREYRTRLKTLLQSQLDELESRGSAAPNADAGKQN; the protein is encoded by the coding sequence ATGCCGCTGACACCAGCTGATGTGCACAACGTCGCTTTCAGTAAGCCGCCGATCGGCAAGCGGGGTTACAACGAGGATGAGGTCGACCAGTTTCTCGACCTCGTCGAGGACACCCTCGCCCAGCTCCAGGACGACAACGATGACCTTCGCGCACGCGTCGAGGACGGCGGCGCCCCCGCCGCCGGCGGCGTCGACAAGGCCGCCCTCCGCAAGGAGATCGAGGCCAAGCTGCGCGGAGAGTACGAAACCAAGCTGAGCGAGGCCCGCAAGGCCACGGAGAAGGCCGAGGCCGAGGCCAAGGCCGCCAAGGCTGAGCTGCAGAAGGCCAAGGCTGACGCGGACAAGGCACGTTCCGAGGCGGAGGCAGCGAAGAAGCAGCAGCCCGCCACGGCTGTGGCTGCGGTCCCGGCCTCTTCCCAGGCTTCGGGTGCGGCCTCCGCCGACACCCACATGCAGGCCGCCAAGGTCCTGGGCCTCGCCCAGGAGATGGCCGACCGCCTCACCTCCGAGGCGCAGGCCGAGTCCAAGTCGATGCTCGACGAGGCACGCTCCGCCGCCGAGGGTCAGCTCTCCGACGCCGACACCAAGGCGAAGGCCCAGCTCTCCGACGCCGACACCAAGGCGAAGGCCCAGCTCGCGGAGGCCGCGAAGCGCGCCGACCAGCAGATCGCGGAGGCCGACAACAAGGCCAAGGCGCTCCTCGCCGACGCGGAGAAGCGCGCCGAGGAGACCACCAACCAGGCGAACTCCCGCGCTGAGGCCCAGATCCGCCAGGCCGAGGAGAAGGCCAACGCCCTGCAGGCCGACGCCGAGCGCAAGCACACGGAGATCATGGCCACTGTCAAGCAGCAGCAGACGGCCCTGGAGACCCGCATCAGCGAGCTGCGCGTCTACGAGCGCGAGTACCGCACCCGCCTCAAGACCCTGCTCCAGTCCCAGCTGGACGAGCTGGAGTCCCGCGGCTCCGCCGCACCGAACGCGGACGCCGGCAAGCAGAACTAG
- a CDS encoding cell division protein FtsQ/DivIB translates to MSRKRVLRAGAALLVVLVLVVGLLWVFPVLRVSAFEVTGNARTPEELVVEATGVAEGDNLVRVDAGRAAAGVAQLPWARSATVSRGWPGTLKVEVTERRAVLFTREADGEHLIDGEGVPFVIDVPPEDAVEVTGEVESYGPVADVITALPEDIRVLVSSVDVPGPRELTLRLTDGRTVYWGASESNHDKALAVQTVLQREGQHWNVSNPAMVTVR, encoded by the coding sequence ATGTCGCGCAAGAGGGTCCTCCGGGCGGGGGCGGCGCTTCTCGTCGTGCTCGTGCTGGTGGTCGGCCTGCTCTGGGTGTTCCCCGTCCTGCGGGTCTCCGCCTTCGAGGTAACGGGCAACGCCCGTACCCCGGAGGAGCTGGTCGTCGAGGCGACCGGCGTGGCGGAGGGCGACAACCTCGTCCGCGTCGACGCCGGCCGGGCGGCGGCCGGGGTGGCGCAACTGCCCTGGGCGCGCAGCGCCACCGTGTCCCGCGGCTGGCCGGGCACCCTCAAGGTGGAGGTCACCGAGCGCCGTGCGGTCCTGTTCACGCGGGAGGCCGACGGCGAGCACCTCATCGACGGGGAAGGCGTCCCCTTCGTCATCGACGTCCCGCCCGAGGACGCCGTGGAGGTGACCGGCGAAGTGGAGTCCTACGGCCCCGTCGCCGACGTGATCACCGCCCTGCCGGAGGACATCCGCGTCCTGGTGTCGTCGGTGGACGTGCCGGGACCCCGGGAACTGACCCTCCGGCTGACGGATGGGCGGACGGTCTACTGGGGGGCGTCGGAAAGCAACCACGACAAGGCGCTCGCGGTGCAGACCGTCCTCCAGCGCGAGGGGCAGCACTGGAACGTGTCGAACCCCGCGATGGTCACCGTGCGTTAA